The genomic stretch CGTTGCGGCAACAGGTCGGGAATTATTGCGCGACGATGTTTCCGTTCAGTAAGTTTATGGTAAGCAAATTCCTAAATAGATGTTTCGGGCGTTGAGAAAGGGCGCGTTCATGGATTCGAGGCAGGGTTTCGTCGCGGTCGTTCTCGCTGTGTCGCTCGCCGGCTGCAACGCCGCGTTCGGGCCGCGCTTGCCGGATCCGCAGCTCAGCGGACGCGACGCACAATTCATGGCTCTGGTGCCCACGGCGGATGTCGGCGCGGCCTATGAGCGCTATCTCGTCGACTTCAAGACGAGCGAGCCGACAGGCTCCATCGTCGTCGATACGAAGAATAAATTCCTTTATCTCGTGGAGCCGAACGGCAAGGCGATCCGCTATGGCGTCGCCACCGGGCAGGAGGCCTATGGCTGGACCGGCCGCGCCGTGATCGGCGGCATGCAGGAATGGCCGCGCTGGATTCCGCCCAAGGACATGCTGGAGCGCTGGCCGCATCTGCAGCCGACGGCGGACGCCGGCGGCCTGCCCGGCGGCCCGGACAATCCGCTCGGCGCCCGCGCGCTCTATCTCTTCGAGAATGGCAAGGACACGCTCTACCGCATTCACGGCACCAATGAGCCGGAAAAGATCGGCCAGAGCGTCTCCTCCGGCTGCATCCGCATGCGCGACATAGACGCGATCGACCTCTACAGCCGCGTCAAGGTCGGCGCGAATGTCGTGGTGATCTGAGGCGCTTCTCCCTCTCCCCGCGAGCGGGGAGAGGGGATTTTCCATCAGTCCAGCGGCTCCACGGCCACGATCTCTATTCCAAAGCCCGAGAGGCCCACATAGGTGCGCGGCTTGGGCTTGGAGGTGCGCAGGCGGATCGAGGTGACGCCCAGATCCTTCAAAATCTGCGCGCCGAGACCCACGTCCAGCCATTGCGCGGTGCGCGCCTCCTCCGAGCTGCTGTCCGAGACGACCGGATTGACCGGAACGCCGGCCGCGCCGTCGCGCAGATAGACCAGCACGCCGCGTCCTTCCGCCGCGAAACGCTCCATGGTGCGGCGGATCGCATCCGCGCCGCCGAAGACGTCGGCGATGATATCGGCGCGATGCAGCCGCGCCGGCACGCCTTTGCCGTCGCCGATCTGCCCGACGACGAAGGCGAAATGCTGTACCGGATCGAAGGCGCTGACATAGGCGTGGCAGGTCGCCTCGCCGGCGAAGGTTTTAACCGGGAAGCTGGCGACGCGCTCCACCAGCTTCTCGCGCGCCTGGCGATGGGCGATGAGATCGGCGGTGGAGATCATCTTCAGCCCATGGGCCGCGGCGAAATCGACGATCTGCTTGCCGGCCATCACCGTGCCGTCGTCATTGGCGAGCTCGCAAATGACCCCCACCGGCGGCAGGCCGGCGAGACGGCAGAGATCGACGGCCGCCTCCGTATGGCCGGAGCGCATCAGCACGCCGCCGTCCTTGGCGATGAGGGGGAAGACATGGCCGGGCCGCACGAAATCATGCGGGCCGCGATTGCCATTGGCGAGCGCGCGCACCGTGTTGCAGCGCTGCTCGGCGGAAATGCCGGTGGTGAGCCCCTCGCGCGCGTCCACGCTGACGGTGAAGGCGGTGCCGAGCGGCGCGTCATTGGCGGCGACCATGGGCGCGAGATGCAGCCGCCGGGCCTCCTCCAGCGTCAGCGGCGCGCAGACGATGCCGCAGCAATGGCGGATGATGAAGGCCATTTTTTCAGGCGTGCAGAGCGAGGCGGCGATGATGAGGTCGCCCTCATTCTCGCGATCATCGTCATCGGTGACGACGACGATCTCGCCGCGCCCGATCGCCTCTATGGCCTCGGTGACGGAATGGGACAAGACGGGCTCCGCTGTTCCCGGCGCATTGGGCCGGCGCGGCTGTTCTACTCCCGCGCCCCAGCAGATTCAAACTTTAGCGCGCTTTCCGTTCGATCGATCGGAATTCGCGCTCCAGCGAGCGCACAAAAAAACTGCCCGAGTCGCCCCGGGCAGAAAAGTCGGGAGCCCCGCCCGGCGAGCGCGGCCGAGCGAAGATCGTTCGGCCGCGGCTCAGCCGCTCGCCAGGAATTTCTCGAGATAGACCTGCTCCTTGGGCACGCCCGCCGTCGCCGCGGCGTCGAAGGCCGCCTCGATCATGCCGGGCGGGCCGCACAGATAAATGTCCGGCTTGCCGCGCAGCTTCTCGAGCTCGGCGCGCATGAGATCTATGACCGTTCCCTTGGCGACGCCATTCGCCTCGCTCGCATTGACGACCGCGACCTGCACATCGAGGCTCGGCATGGCGTTCTGCAGCGCCTTCAGCTCCTCGACATAGAAGAGCTCCTCATAGTTGGTGACGCCGAAGAACAAGGTCGCCGGTTGCTGATCGCTCTCCTTCTTCAGCTGCCGGATCATCGACAGCACCGGCGACAGTCCCGTGCCGCCGGCGACGAAGAAGCGCGGCCGCTCGCTCTTGTGCAGCATGAAGGAGCCCGCCGGTCCGCGCAGCGCGACGCGCAGGCCGACCTTGGCCTGCGTTTGCAGGAATTTCGAGAAGGCGCCGTCCGGCAGCAGGCGAATGAAGAATTCGAGCCGACCATCTTCCGCGACCGAAGCCATGGAATAGGAGCGGCGCGTGTGCGTGCCCGGAATTTCTATGTCGACGAATTGCCCGGCGGCAAAGTTCAGCGCGATCGGCGCCGCGCCATCGGCGGTCAACGGCTGCAGCACGAGCCGCACGACATTGGACGATACGCGATCGCATTCGACGATCTCGGCCAGCCAATTGGTCTGGATCGCCTCGAAGGAGATGCGATCATAGGTGTAAGGCACGATCAGATGCAGATCGCTGCGCGGGAAGGTGCGGCACAGCAGAACCTTGCCGTCCTCCTCCTCGTCCGGCGGCAGCGCCTGCACCTTGACGTCGATGAGCTCGTAATCGCCATCCGTGCAATCGGCCTTGCAGGTCGCGCAGCCGCCCGCGCGGCAGGAAGAAAGAAGAATCACGCTTTGACGAAGCCCTGCCGAAATGACGTCCTCGCTCGGTCCGCATTCGAATGAGCAGGTTTCTCCGTCCTCTGTCTCGATGACGATCTGATACATACGTCTTCCGCCCTTGCTACTCTGGCTGCGCCAGCTCGTTTTTCGTTGTCTCGTTGTGATCATCGATCGGGATCGGCGTGCCGAGCGACTGCAGCAGACGCTTGATCTCCGCGCTATTGTCGCCGGGCCGCGCCGCCGCCTCGTCCTGCCGCCGGAAGAAGCCGAGCACATGGGACACCGCCTCACGCGCCGAATCCAACGACAGCGAGCAGCCTTCCTGGACGAACTCACCGTCGCGCAAAATCTCCCAGCGCCACATGTAATCGAGATCCATCGTATAGGCGGCGTAGCGTGAATCTGCGTGAATCAGAATCCGCTGCTCATCCGCCGCTTGTTCCGCGCACTGCGCCATGGCCTTCTCTCCCTTGTCGCGAAGGCGTTCGGGCGGAGGGCCGCCCGAACGCTCGATCTCTGCTTTGTGAAGGAAGCCGTCAGGCCTGCAGATGCAGGACCTTGACGCCGCGCTCCTTACGCAGCCCCTCGAGAGGAGTCGCGTAATAATCGGTGTTGCGCAGCTCCATGAGAATGGTGCCGAGCGCCGCATCGGTGCGCAGGAACACATTCACCGGCAGAACCGGCGGCTTGTAGAGCTGGCGGAACTCGATATGGATGCGCTCCGCCGCATATTTGCTCTCGGCGGCCTTCATCTTGGCGATCCAGGTCGCTTCCACCGCAGCGGCGTCCTCGCCGGTCGTCGCCTTGGTGATGAGATCGGCCACGGAGAGCTTCTCGGTCTTGAGCACCGAGAGACGCTCCTCGATCTTGCGCTCGATATATTGATAATCGACGTCGAGATCGTAGCTCTTGCGGAAGGGCGAGGAATAGGAGAGACGGAAGTCCTGAATGAACTTCGTCGCCTGCTCCACGCTGTTCAGCTTGGCGATCTTTCCTTCCCACTCGGTGCGAGTGGAATTGTCGTGGATCGGTTCTCTTTTCGCCATTGTGGCAATCCTTGTCGTCGACCGATCAAATGTCGGTCAGGGCGCGATCGAGGCCCATGAGTTCCGAGGTGATGGTGAATTTCGTGCCGAGCGTGTAGGCGCGGCCGACGGTCGACGACACATTCACGAGAAGGTCGTAGACCGAGAACGGCTTGCCGAGCAGATCGGCGGCTTCGGCGGCGTCGATCTCGATCGCGCCGTCGGCCTTGATCCACCAGAAACCCGCCTTGTCCTCGACGACGATGGACGGATTCTTCGCCTTGCCGCCCTTGAGCACCATGTCCTCGATGATCGCGTCGATCTCGTCGCTCTTCATCAGGACCAGAACCACGGCGTTGGACTCGTGGACGACCTGGTTCTCCTCGGCGAAGAACTCGTCCGCGAAGGCCTTGCCGGTCTTCTGCATGATGCCGGCGTTGTAAGCGTTATGCGCGCTAGACATAGGAGCGTTTCCTTTTCAGTTCTTGTAGCCGGCGAGAACGGCGTCGACCTTCTGGTCCACGTCGATGTTGAAGCCGATCTTGTCGGCGTAATCGACCTTCCAATCGCCGAAGACGCGCTGCAGCGCTTCCGAGACGCCGGCGCGATCGGTCGCGCCCGCGACCTTCTCGACCTTGGCGTAGATGCCGACGAAATCCTTCAGCGCCGTCACCGAACGCGCGAGATAATGCTCGGTCCAGGCGTTGAGGAAGGTGCGGTTGTGCGCGCCGAATTCCGGATCATTGGCGAGGCAGTAGACGAAGAGATCCTCGATCGCGCCGCGCGTGGTCTGGAAATAGGTCTGCGACTGCGCCGTGAAGAAGGGCGTCAGCGTGTCGCCATAGACCGTGGCGAGGCGCTGGAAGAACTCGCGACGGGCGAATTGGCCGAAGGTCGCGTCATAGACGGCGTGACCCGCCCAGAGGATCTCGTTCCAATCTTGAATGCCCTGCCAGATTTCTTCAACCGCGCCGCGGGCGCCGGCGTAGATCGGATCGGTGGTCCAGATCTTCTTCGGAACATCCGTCGAAGCGTCGAAGCCCGGCACGAGCTTGGCGATGAACAGACGCTCCATCTGGATCATCTGCGCATTGTCGACCTTATCGAGACCAGCGAAGGTCGCCGACTGACGGATCGTGTCCGACAGGCAGTCGCGGCCGACCGACGAATGGGCGTTGAACAGGCCATATTCGTTGTAGAGCAGCGCGCCGTAATATTTGTTGAGGATCTCGTCGCGCCAATAGGCGTCGATGGTGCGGATCGAGCCCTCGGAAGAATAAGCCGCCAGGAAGCGCTGCGTGTAACGCGCCTCTTCCGACTTGTCCTTCACATAGGGAGCGTGCCAGCGACGGGCCGGATCGCGATGGCGATACCAGTCGGTCGTGCGCAGCTCGGTGCTCTCATTGCCCCAGGACGGACGGCCGCCGTGGAACTTCTGAGTCCAATCGCCCCAATCGAGGCCGCCGGCGATCCAGTCGGGATTGGGCTGAGCATAGCAGGACAGCTGCTCATATTCCGACAGGCGCTTCCAGCGCGGCTGGATGAAATAATGATATTTGCGCTGCGTATCGAGCGCGTGATCCGGAACAGCGGCGGCGATGATCGCGGCGCGTTCCGGATCGGTGAGACCTCGCTTCGTAACCTGAGAGCTCTGAGGCTGTGACATTTCAGACGTCCTCCACTAAGGGATTTTTTGTGCTTCGTGCTTGTCGACGGACGCACCTCGCCCGCCGAGGACCCGGCGCGCGCGAGACGCGCCGGGAACCCGTTGCAATTCGACGCGAGGCGTCGAGCGCAGATCAGAATTTGGCGAGCGGATCGGGGAAGACGCAGCCCGCGCGCTTGATGTCCTCGAGAGTCCAGAGGTTGTCGCCGCGCACGTGAGGCTGGGCGATCAGCGTCTTGCCGTCGGAGCGAACGCCATGGCCCTCGGCGATCACTTCGGACAATTCACGTCCCTCATACTGCTCGAAGAGATTGTGGCACTCGTAGCGCTCCGGCTCCGACAGCCACATACGCTCACCCCAATCATCCGTGAGCGAATGCTTCTTGCCGTTGAACTCGTGCACGCGCAGCGAGCCGGAGCCCTTGGCGAGAGACGGGATGAACGGCACCTGCGAGACGCGGTCGATATAGACGTCGTGACCGTTCTGCAGCAGCCAGGCGTAGGGGATGAACCCGCTCTTGGGATCCTCATAGCCGAGCTTCTTCCACTCATTGTAGATCTTGCCGTAGTGGTCGGCCCAACCCGGGTAGTTCGCCTCGAACCACTCCTGATCCTCCTCGTCCGGCAGAGCCAGACGCGCGAAGCCGAGCGGCCACAGCGCGTAAGCGGCGAGGGCGAGATCGTGATGAGCCCAATAGGCGTCCGTCTTGGCGTCGCGCAGCGAGCGGGGGCTCTCCACGCCATATTTGCCCAGGCGACCGATCCAGATTCCACCCCAATCCTCGTAGACCCAACGGTTCCAGGTCTTCACCCAGGGCTCGACCTTGAACTTGGAGCCATACTCGAACAGATAGCCGAGGGCAGGCGTGAAATACTTCTGCTGCGTCCAGAAGGCGTTGTTCAGATCGGTGTTGAGGAACTTCGCCGCCGCCGGATCATTGGCGATGGACACCACCGTCTGATAGCCATTCGCCATATGGCGCAGCTCGTCGGTCTCCACCGACAGGAAGACCGTCGGCGTGATCTCGTCGCCATTGGCCGAGGCCCATTCGGTGACGGCGACGATCAGCGGATTGGTGAAGCAGGCTTCGCCGACCAGCTGCAGATTGACCGAGCATTCCACGGCGTCGCCGGAGATGAAGCCGTCGGCGAAGACGCGCTTCATGCCCTTCCACAACGGACCGATCGCGCGGGTGCGACGGGCGTCATTGTGGCCGGCCGGATCGTGATAATGCTTGGAGTAATAGTGGTTGATGAATGCGCACTGATGCGTGTGACGAATTTCGTCGAGCACCTGAGCGAGATAGCCATTCTTCTGCTCGGCGGCGGTGGCGCTGTCCCACAGCATGGCCGAAGCGGCGATGGCGTTATACTCGCCGACCTCGAGGAAGTTCGAGATCACCTTCATGGTCTCGCCCCAGCGGGGATGCACCTTGTTGCCGGCGCCGAGACGGGTCAGACCATCGAGCAGAGTGCCGAACTGGCGCTCGTCCTTGGCCGCCTCCATGCGGGCGTATTCCTTGGCGATGACCTTGAACTGCTCCTTGGTCTGGTTCGCCATGTGATATTTGGTGGCGTATTTGGTGCGGTTTTCTTTGAAGTCCCAATTGAAGCTCTGCAGCCACTTGTGGACCTCCTGCGGCTCGACGCCGACCGGAGCGCGGTTGACCTTCAGAGCATCGGTCGCCGCTTTTGTCGCGAGACTGATCGCCATGCTTTTCCTCCTCACAGACTTTTTGTTTCTCGGATTCGCGGCCTTGTTCACGGTCGACAAATCCGAATGTGTGCGCCGCTTTCCAAACTTTCGAAATGGAAACTTTCGATGTCGTCGGCAATTCATCTATTGCGAAAGCGACGACATCTATTGTTATGGCAAGCCCTGTGCCACTGATGGTGTTTTTGCTGAATCGTAGAGTTTGCAAGGGATTCGAAAGGATCGTGAAAGTCATATGACGTGAGCGCGACGATATTCGAAGGCAGTGCTCGATACAGTTGTCAAATAAGCGTACGCACGAATTTCATCGCCTGTTTCGATCGCCGCGATCGTCAAAGACATCGCGGCGATCGAGCGCGCATTCAGGCGCGCGGATCTTCGCGCGTTTCCGCCGCGCGACGGGCGTCGAATCCGAATGTCGGATCGGCGACCGGAATATGAGTCACAGCGCATTCCACCGTCATCAGCGAAGACGCTGTCGCGACTGCATTGCGCAATGCGAGACGCGTGACGCGCACGGGATCGATGACGCCCGCGGCGAAGAGATCGCCACAGGCGCCGCTGCGCATATCCATTCCCCAGAAATCATCATTGGATCGCCGCAGCTCGAACAAGAATTCACCGGCGTCGACGCCGGCGTTGGCCGCTATTCGCCTTATCGGCTCGTCGAGCGCTGCGCGCACGATGGCGACGCCATGATCCTGATCGAGATTTTCACCACGCAGCTCGGCGAGAGCGCCGCGCGCGCGATAGAGCCCGACGCCGCCGCCGGCGACGACGCCATCGCTTTGCGCGGCGCGCGCGGAATTGAGCGCATTCTCGATTCTCTGCATGCGCTCCTTGATGAGAACGTCGGACAGGCCGCCGGCGCGTATCGTCGCCATCCTGCCCGACAAGGCTTTTATGCGAGTCTGCAGATTTTCCAGCTCGTGACGCTTGCCGCTCGGCGAGCCCTTGGAGGCGTCGCCTTCGACGATCCAATCGGCCTGACGTTTCGCCGAGGCGAGCCGATCGGCGATGACTTTCGGATCGCCTTCGCCGCCGATGACGAGCGTGTCGTCCTCGCGCACGACGACGCGTCGCGCGCGGCCGAGATGCGCCATCGTGACATTGGAAATATCTTCGCCGAAGGCTTCCATGATCGCGCGGCCGCCGGTGATCGCGGCGAGATCGAGAAGATATTCATAGCGGCTGTCGCCATAGCCCGGCCCCTTCACGGCGATGGAGCAGAGATTCTTGCGAATGTGATTGAGCAAGAGTCCGGGAAGCGCTTCCTCCATTATGTTTTCGGCGACGACGAGCAGGCTGCCGCCGCTTCGACGCACCAGCTCCAGCGCCGGCACCAGCTCGGCAAATTCGTTGATGACGCGATCATAGACGAGAATGTAAGGGTTCTCGAGCTCGGCGACCTTGCGCGCGCTGTCGGTCATGAAATAGGGCGAGCGATAGCCTTGTTCCCAACGCATGCCTTCGACGGATTCGATGTCGTCGGCGACGCCATGGCCGAGCTCGACATCGACGACGCCGCCTTCGCCCGCGAGCGAAAGCGCCTGCGCGACGATCGCGCCTATGCCTTCATCGCCGCCGGCGGCGAGCGTCGCGACATGGGCGAGCGAACGCGGATCGTCGCAACGCCGCGCGCGGCGCAACAGATCGGCCTCGACAGCGCGCGCGGCGCGCTCCATGCCAATGGCGATATCGCGCGGATTCATGCCGGCGGCGAGCGCCTTGCGCGTTTCGGCGGCGACGCGGCGCGTCAGCACGACGGACGTCGTCGTTCCATCGCCCGCTTCCTTGGCCACGGTCGTCGCCATTTGGCGCACGAGATTTATGCCGACGCTCTCCGTGCGTCCGGCGGCTTCCACCGCTCGAGCCACAGTGGCGCCGTCCTTGGTCGCGACCGGCGGTAGGCCGGAGGCGCGATGCTCGATGACGACATTACGGCCGCAGGGGCCGAGCGTCACGCCGACAGCGTCGGCGAGAACATCGACGCCATCGAGCAGGCGCTTGCGAACGGGGTCGCCGAAGCGAATATTTCTGGCCACGACTCTAATCCTCCACAGGTGCGACGCTCCGCCGCGGCGCCGCGCGCGTTTCCTCTTATTTTTTATTCGGCTTGTCGAATGCCGTTATGTCTATGTCCTCGCGCCCGGCGTTGAGCGTCATGGCGCTGCGTCCCGCCGCCACGCGGCGCGCGCGATTGCGCTCGATGCGTATCCACACCGAGATCAAGCGGCGATCGTCGAAATCCAGCGTGCGCCGTATTTCCTCTATGTCGACAGGCTCGAATTCACGGCGCAGATAGGCTTGCAGCTCCTGCGCGCGCTCCTCGCCGACGACCTCCTGCAGACGCTCGGACTCCTGCTCGAGCTCGCGCATGGAAGCGTCGAGCGCGCGCGCGGTCTCTTCTAAAAATGCGCGATCTTCTGGTTTCATCGCGTCACCTCTTGCAGACGATTCGCCGATCGCTTCGCAGGCCGTAGCGCGCCATCTTGTGGTAGAGCGTGGCTCTGGTGATGCCGAGGCTGCGCGCCGCTTTGGCGATATTGCCCTTTGCGGAAGCGAGCGCGTGCCGCACGGCGCGCGCCTCCCAATCAGAGAGGTCGAAGCCCGTCTCGCTCTCGACGGCTTCGTCCATGATCGCGGTGGGCGGCGCCGCGCCGCCGATGTTGCGATTGTCGAAGTCGAGCTCTTGAATGAAGTCGATCGGGAGATCGTCGATCTCTATGAGCGGCCCCTTGGCGACGGCGATGCTGGAGCGCAGCACATTGCGCGCCTCGCGTATGTTTCCAGGCCATGGATGCTTGAAGAAAATGCGCCACACCTCGTCGGAGAAACGCAGCTCCTCGGGGGCGGCCAGCGCCTCGCGCTCGAGACGAAACAGCTGCGCCAGCAGACCGAGCCGATCGGGCCGCTCGCGCAGCGGCGGCAGCCACAGCTGCACGCCATTGAGCCGATAATAGAGATCGCGGCGAAACGTCCCCTTCTGCACCATTTCCTGCAGGCTGCGATTGGTGGCGGCGACGACGCGCACATCGACGCGGATCGGCTTGCTGGAGCCGATCGGCACCACCTCGCTCGAATCGAGCACGCGCAGCAGCGTCGCTTGCAGATCGGCGGCCATGTCGCCGATCTCGTCGAGGAACAATATGCCCTTGTCCGCTTCGACGAATTTGCCGGCCTTGCCCTTGGCGCGCGCGCCGGTGAAGCTGCCGCCCTCATAGCCGAACAATTCGCTCTCGATCAGCTCGCGCGGAATGGCGGCGCAATTTATGGCGACGAGCGGACGCTCCTTGCGCGGCCCGCCGGCGTGCAGGCGGCGCACGAGATGATCCTTGCCGACGCCGGACTCGCCGGTGATGAGAATCGGAATATTGCGCTCCTGCAAGCCGGAGGCTTTGCGCAGCGCCGCCTCCAGCACATTGTCGCTCCAATCGGCTCGAGCCTCTGGCGCGCGCTGCGCGGCGTCGGCGCTGTCGGGCGCGCGGCGCGGCGATGTCGAATAGCTCTCACGTTTGGGACAGCGATGCGCTTCGGCGAAGACGGAAAATTGGTTGCGTGGATCCGCGAGCGGAATGAGGCGCGCGCTCTCATGCGCTGCGACCAGCGCGGGCAGATCGACGCCGAGCGCAGTCGCCGCCTTTTGGCCGATGAGCGCGGAATGGTCGGAGCGAAGCGTCTCGACGCCGGCGCGGTCGACGCCGCGAACGAGTCCGTCGGCTCCGATGAAGATGCGGCCCTCGTCGGCCAAGCGCGGCTCGGCGTCGCGAGTCGCGCGCAGGCGCAGCAGATAGCCGTCGGAGGCGATGCGGTCGAAGAGGCTCGCCTCCAGCAGAAGACGGGCGATCTCCAGAAAGCCGAGGGCGAGCTTGGCGGCGTCGCGACGGTCGGAGACCATGCCGAGGATCGCGCAGAGGCTTCCATCGGGCGCCGTGATGGGGCAGCCGGCGGTGGCGAAGC from Methylosinus sp. C49 encodes the following:
- the mmoY gene encoding aromatic/alkene monooxygenase hydroxylase subunit beta, producing MSQPQSSQVTKRGLTDPERAAIIAAAVPDHALDTQRKYHYFIQPRWKRLSEYEQLSCYAQPNPDWIAGGLDWGDWTQKFHGGRPSWGNESTELRTTDWYRHRDPARRWHAPYVKDKSEEARYTQRFLAAYSSEGSIRTIDAYWRDEILNKYYGALLYNEYGLFNAHSSVGRDCLSDTIRQSATFAGLDKVDNAQMIQMERLFIAKLVPGFDASTDVPKKIWTTDPIYAGARGAVEEIWQGIQDWNEILWAGHAVYDATFGQFARREFFQRLATVYGDTLTPFFTAQSQTYFQTTRGAIEDLFVYCLANDPEFGAHNRTFLNAWTEHYLARSVTALKDFVGIYAKVEKVAGATDRAGVSEALQRVFGDWKVDYADKIGFNIDVDQKVDAVLAGYKN
- the ribB gene encoding 3,4-dihydroxy-2-butanone-4-phosphate synthase, whose amino-acid sequence is MSHSVTEAIEAIGRGEIVVVTDDDDRENEGDLIIAASLCTPEKMAFIIRHCCGIVCAPLTLEEARRLHLAPMVAANDAPLGTAFTVSVDAREGLTTGISAEQRCNTVRALANGNRGPHDFVRPGHVFPLIAKDGGVLMRSGHTEAAVDLCRLAGLPPVGVICELANDDGTVMAGKQIVDFAAAHGLKMISTADLIAHRQAREKLVERVASFPVKTFAGEATCHAYVSAFDPVQHFAFVVGQIGDGKGVPARLHRADIIADVFGGADAIRRTMERFAAEGRGVLVYLRDGAAGVPVNPVVSDSSSEEARTAQWLDVGLGAQILKDLGVTSIRLRTSKPKPRTYVGLSGFGIEIVAVEPLD
- the mmoD gene encoding soluble methane monooxygenase-binding protein MmoD, whose product is MAQCAEQAADEQRILIHADSRYAAYTMDLDYMWRWEILRDGEFVQEGCSLSLDSAREAVSHVLGFFRRQDEAAARPGDNSAEIKRLLQSLGTPIPIDDHNETTKNELAQPE
- a CDS encoding molecular chaperone GroEL: MARNIRFGDPVRKRLLDGVDVLADAVGVTLGPCGRNVVIEHRASGLPPVATKDGATVARAVEAAGRTESVGINLVRQMATTVAKEAGDGTTTSVVLTRRVAAETRKALAAGMNPRDIAIGMERAARAVEADLLRRARRCDDPRSLAHVATLAAGGDEGIGAIVAQALSLAGEGGVVDVELGHGVADDIESVEGMRWEQGYRSPYFMTDSARKVAELENPYILVYDRVINEFAELVPALELVRRSGGSLLVVAENIMEEALPGLLLNHIRKNLCSIAVKGPGYGDSRYEYLLDLAAITGGRAIMEAFGEDISNVTMAHLGRARRVVVREDDTLVIGGEGDPKVIADRLASAKRQADWIVEGDASKGSPSGKRHELENLQTRIKALSGRMATIRAGGLSDVLIKERMQRIENALNSARAAQSDGVVAGGGVGLYRARGALAELRGENLDQDHGVAIVRAALDEPIRRIAANAGVDAGEFLFELRRSNDDFWGMDMRSGACGDLFAAGVIDPVRVTRLALRNAVATASSLMTVECAVTHIPVADPTFGFDARRAAETREDPRA
- the mmoC gene encoding aromatic/alkene monooxygenase hydroxylase FAD-binding subunit MmoC produces the protein MYQIVIETEDGETCSFECGPSEDVISAGLRQSVILLSSCRAGGCATCKADCTDGDYELIDVKVQALPPDEEEDGKVLLCRTFPRSDLHLIVPYTYDRISFEAIQTNWLAEIVECDRVSSNVVRLVLQPLTADGAAPIALNFAAGQFVDIEIPGTHTRRSYSMASVAEDGRLEFFIRLLPDGAFSKFLQTQAKVGLRVALRGPAGSFMLHKSERPRFFVAGGTGLSPVLSMIRQLKKESDQQPATLFFGVTNYEELFYVEELKALQNAMPSLDVQVAVVNASEANGVAKGTVIDLMRAELEKLRGKPDIYLCGPPGMIEAAFDAAATAGVPKEQVYLEKFLASG
- a CDS encoding sigma 54-interacting transcriptional regulator, which encodes MRSPMLGHAAAAVMTMRSAEETGFYGVDRPGVAWDWMKQTGQAPAGADWVRPQVSEAWARCVDDHALPPGAEFAPRQRRDDRTATELDAWRNSAGGVAGRLSALVYELRALLDETNVALLLADPAGALVQLLDSGSRITAGAAQMARIGADWSEASLGNNGVGTASLLRTPIAFDGKEHFNGALHRFATAGCPITAPDGSLCAILGMVSDRRDAAKLALGFLEIARLLLEASLFDRIASDGYLLRLRATRDAEPRLADEGRIFIGADGLVRGVDRAGVETLRSDHSALIGQKAATALGVDLPALVAAHESARLIPLADPRNQFSVFAEAHRCPKRESYSTSPRRAPDSADAAQRAPEARADWSDNVLEAALRKASGLQERNIPILITGESGVGKDHLVRRLHAGGPRKERPLVAINCAAIPRELIESELFGYEGGSFTGARAKGKAGKFVEADKGILFLDEIGDMAADLQATLLRVLDSSEVVPIGSSKPIRVDVRVVAATNRSLQEMVQKGTFRRDLYYRLNGVQLWLPPLRERPDRLGLLAQLFRLEREALAAPEELRFSDEVWRIFFKHPWPGNIREARNVLRSSIAVAKGPLIEIDDLPIDFIQELDFDNRNIGGAAPPTAIMDEAVESETGFDLSDWEARAVRHALASAKGNIAKAARSLGITRATLYHKMARYGLRSDRRIVCKR
- a CDS encoding L,D-transpeptidase, giving the protein MDSRQGFVAVVLAVSLAGCNAAFGPRLPDPQLSGRDAQFMALVPTADVGAAYERYLVDFKTSEPTGSIVVDTKNKFLYLVEPNGKAIRYGVATGQEAYGWTGRAVIGGMQEWPRWIPPKDMLERWPHLQPTADAGGLPGGPDNPLGARALYLFENGKDTLYRIHGTNEPEKIGQSVSSGCIRMRDIDAIDLYSRVKVGANVVVI
- the mmoZ gene encoding aromatic/alkene monooxygenase hydroxylase subunit gamma; the protein is MAKREPIHDNSTRTEWEGKIAKLNSVEQATKFIQDFRLSYSSPFRKSYDLDVDYQYIERKIEERLSVLKTEKLSVADLITKATTGEDAAAVEATWIAKMKAAESKYAAERIHIEFRQLYKPPVLPVNVFLRTDAALGTILMELRNTDYYATPLEGLRKERGVKVLHLQA
- the mmoX gene encoding aromatic/alkene monooxygenase hydroxylase subunit alpha, whose product is MAISLATKAATDALKVNRAPVGVEPQEVHKWLQSFNWDFKENRTKYATKYHMANQTKEQFKVIAKEYARMEAAKDERQFGTLLDGLTRLGAGNKVHPRWGETMKVISNFLEVGEYNAIAASAMLWDSATAAEQKNGYLAQVLDEIRHTHQCAFINHYYSKHYHDPAGHNDARRTRAIGPLWKGMKRVFADGFISGDAVECSVNLQLVGEACFTNPLIVAVTEWASANGDEITPTVFLSVETDELRHMANGYQTVVSIANDPAAAKFLNTDLNNAFWTQQKYFTPALGYLFEYGSKFKVEPWVKTWNRWVYEDWGGIWIGRLGKYGVESPRSLRDAKTDAYWAHHDLALAAYALWPLGFARLALPDEEDQEWFEANYPGWADHYGKIYNEWKKLGYEDPKSGFIPYAWLLQNGHDVYIDRVSQVPFIPSLAKGSGSLRVHEFNGKKHSLTDDWGERMWLSEPERYECHNLFEQYEGRELSEVIAEGHGVRSDGKTLIAQPHVRGDNLWTLEDIKRAGCVFPDPLAKF
- the mmoB gene encoding methane monooxygenase regulator MmoB, producing the protein MSSAHNAYNAGIMQKTGKAFADEFFAEENQVVHESNAVVLVLMKSDEIDAIIEDMVLKGGKAKNPSIVVEDKAGFWWIKADGAIEIDAAEAADLLGKPFSVYDLLVNVSSTVGRAYTLGTKFTITSELMGLDRALTDI